Proteins from a genomic interval of Capsicum annuum cultivar UCD-10X-F1 chromosome 4, UCD10Xv1.1, whole genome shotgun sequence:
- the LOC107866863 gene encoding kinesin-related protein 12, whose amino-acid sequence MSRCFPYPPPGYSMNRASNEALIESIKLQKEREIAKAEKKERKREKKEKRKEEKKAKKEKSSLGLDKATHESKGKYLFKSLEDEAELLERSNLTEEHGKAVCSQNSSCSSDSTQNSNKRKRPASPSHTGIQAHGSIIRIRLSKKAVQAETSASKEKHLLKPAQQEAEVTLRITADRAANPLLKPASVSEPSTSAHGWVDRVAVDNATPSCSKVQENSIEFQYKNLIENWLPPSLQSDNLDLDDDDQSWLFQRKPKQTRVEEKSVGSNDTTCGSCTSLWPRAQYLQDVDLYALPYTVPF is encoded by the exons CTCCAAAAGGAGAGAGAGATAGCTAAAGCAGAAAAGAAGGAAAGGAAAAGGGAAAAGAAGGAAAAGAGAAAGGAAGAGAAGAAGGCAAAAAAGGAGAAGAGTAGTCTTGGATTGGACAAGGCCACTCATGAGTCCAAAGGGAAGTACTTGTTTAAAAGTCTAGAAGATGAAGCTGAGCTGTTAGAGAGGAGCAATCTCACTGAGGAACATGGGAAAGCCGTATGTTCACAGAATTCCAGCTGCTCATCTGACAGCACCCAGAATAGCAATAAAAGGAAGAGGCCTGCCTCACCTTCACATACTGGCATACAGGCGCATG GTAGCATTATCAGGATTAGATTGTCTAAAAAGGCTGTGCAAGCTGAGACATCAGCTTCCAAAGAGAAGCACTTGTTAAAACCTGCTCAACAAGAAGCAGAAGTAACTCTGAGGATAACAGCCGACAGAGCAGCCAATCCTTTGTTGAAACCTGCATCAGTTTCAGAGCCAAGTACATCCGCTCATGGATGGGTCGATCGTGTGGCTGTTGACAATGCAACTCCATCATGCTCCAAAGTGCAGGAGAACAGCATAGAGTTTCAGTACAAGAATTTGATTGAGAACTGGCTTCCACCAAGTCTGCAAAGTGATAATCTCGACTTAGATGATGATGATCAATCATGGCTATTCCAAAGAAAACCTAAGCAAACGCGAGTGGAGGAAAAAAGTGTAGGCAGCAATGACACAACTTGTGGAAGCTGCACTTCATTGTGGCCGCGGGCACAGTACCTTCAAGATGTTGATTTGTATGCATTGCCCTACACAGTCCCGTTTTGA